The Corynebacterium tuberculostearicum genome window below encodes:
- the thiE gene encoding thiamine phosphate synthase translates to MAIDWTLYLVTDPDLAGGRDNVVSIVQEAVRGGVTVVQLRDKEASDEQIERTARELLGVLGDVPLFINDRVEVAAKLGCHLHIGQDDMAFREAREKLGEGQLIGLSIGSNEELAAIADDALPDVIGIGPVHSTATKKNAPAGMGTAAAAALAHAARERGIESVAIGGIKTHNAHELAGSDFAGVCVVSDIMAAEDPAAAAAHLKEAFHG, encoded by the coding sequence ATGGCTATTGACTGGACGCTCTACCTGGTGACCGATCCAGATCTGGCTGGCGGGCGAGACAACGTGGTCTCCATCGTGCAGGAGGCTGTACGCGGCGGCGTTACCGTCGTCCAGCTCCGGGACAAGGAAGCTAGCGATGAACAGATTGAGCGCACGGCCCGCGAATTGCTTGGCGTATTAGGCGATGTCCCGCTATTCATCAATGACCGCGTAGAAGTGGCCGCAAAACTCGGCTGCCACCTACACATTGGGCAGGATGACATGGCCTTTCGCGAGGCCCGGGAGAAGCTAGGTGAGGGCCAGCTTATTGGCTTATCCATCGGCAGTAACGAGGAGCTTGCTGCTATTGCGGACGATGCACTGCCGGATGTCATCGGCATCGGGCCCGTGCATTCGACCGCAACGAAGAAAAACGCCCCAGCCGGCATGGGTACGGCTGCGGCCGCAGCACTCGCCCACGCCGCACGTGAGCGTGGCATCGAGTCCGTCGCCATCGGCGGAATCAAGACCCATAATGCGCACGAGCTGGCGGGCAGCGACTTTGCCGGAGTTTGCGTAGTCAGCGACATCATGGCGGCCGAGGACCCCGCAGCAGCCGCCGCCCACCTTAAGGAGGCTTTCCATGGCTAA
- the thiM gene encoding hydroxyethylthiazole kinase — MDYAFLSAHDAVRESTPLIQCLTNKVVSNVTANALLAIGASPAMVDTPEESREFAQVASGVLINCGTPSSEQYGGMREAIAGANSAHTPWVLDPVGAGGLSHRTEFMREVLPLGPGAIRGNASEIIALAGTGQGGRGVESTDGVEAALDSAVVLSRDTGAVVAISGPRDLIVHVGDTTRAVYLESGHPMLQNVIGTGCSLGAICAAYLAAWEDPFEAIIAAHAHVGAAGSVAAEKHHAPGSFAVAWLDALYDVPTADIEGLVKLTDVEGI; from the coding sequence GTGGATTATGCTTTTCTGAGCGCACACGACGCTGTGCGCGAGTCCACGCCGCTTATTCAATGTTTGACCAATAAGGTCGTCAGCAACGTCACCGCCAATGCTCTGCTGGCTATCGGGGCCAGCCCGGCGATGGTCGATACGCCGGAGGAATCGCGCGAATTCGCGCAGGTAGCCAGCGGCGTACTCATCAATTGCGGTACGCCCAGCTCCGAGCAATACGGCGGCATGCGCGAGGCCATCGCCGGGGCGAACTCCGCCCACACCCCCTGGGTACTCGATCCGGTAGGCGCCGGCGGCCTGAGCCACCGCACGGAGTTCATGCGCGAGGTGCTGCCACTTGGCCCGGGCGCAATTCGTGGCAACGCGTCAGAAATCATTGCCCTCGCAGGTACCGGGCAGGGCGGCCGAGGCGTCGAATCCACCGATGGCGTGGAAGCCGCCCTGGATTCGGCAGTGGTGCTTTCCCGGGATACCGGCGCCGTCGTGGCCATTTCCGGCCCGCGGGACCTTATCGTCCACGTCGGCGATACAACGCGTGCCGTCTACCTCGAATCGGGGCACCCGATGCTCCAGAACGTCATTGGTACTGGCTGTTCGCTTGGCGCTATCTGCGCCGCATATCTGGCCGCGTGGGAGGATCCTTTCGAAGCGATCATCGCTGCGCACGCGCACGTTGGCGCGGCGGGTAGCGTGGCCGCCGAGAAGCACCACGCCCCCGGCTCCTTTGCCGTTGCATGGCTGGATGCGCTCTACGATGTCCCGACGGCGGATATTGAGGGCCTGGTCAAGCTCACTGACGTGGAGGGGATCTAG
- a CDS encoding NAD(P)/FAD-dependent oxidoreductase: MTDTPYRPNGGRHHVVVVGAGFGGLNTVQKLKNADVEITLIDKKNHHLFQPMLYQVATGMISAGEVAPSTRQLLRDQDNVHFVNAEVTDINLADQTVTAEQDEFSRTYAYDSLVVAAGSGQSYFGNDHFAEFAPGMKTLDDALELRSRIISAFEKAELTDDPAERERLLTFIIVGAGPTGVELTGQIAELANRTLNDVYSNYGTTSAKIYLLDGAPQVLPPFGKRLGRKAQRTLEKEGVQVHLNAMVTDVTADTVTYKDMKTEEETTLTGATKIWSAGVAASPLGKMVAEQAGVEADRAGRVSVNEDLTVGEHNNVYMVGDMISLNRLPGLAQVAIQGGAHVAKLIQAKVDEESTANEKEAFDYFDKGSMAIVKRFNAVVKLGKTEFGGFAGWVAWLGLHLTYVIGLRSRLAVLVNWATNILSRDRGNLEITTQQRIARNIINKNEK; encoded by the coding sequence ATGACTGATACCCCTTATCGCCCCAACGGTGGCCGCCACCACGTCGTCGTGGTTGGCGCCGGCTTCGGTGGTCTCAACACCGTTCAGAAGCTGAAGAACGCCGATGTGGAAATCACCCTCATCGATAAGAAGAACCACCACCTGTTCCAGCCGATGCTGTACCAGGTAGCAACCGGCATGATTTCCGCCGGTGAGGTTGCCCCTTCCACCCGCCAGCTGCTGCGCGATCAGGACAACGTCCACTTCGTTAACGCTGAGGTTACTGATATCAACCTGGCGGATCAGACGGTTACCGCTGAGCAGGACGAGTTCTCTCGTACCTATGCTTATGACTCTCTGGTTGTCGCCGCGGGTTCCGGTCAGTCCTACTTTGGCAACGACCACTTCGCTGAGTTTGCCCCGGGTATGAAGACCTTGGACGATGCCCTGGAGCTGCGCTCTCGCATCATCTCGGCGTTTGAGAAGGCAGAGCTTACCGACGACCCCGCGGAGCGCGAGCGCCTGCTTACCTTCATCATCGTTGGTGCTGGCCCAACCGGCGTTGAGCTCACCGGCCAGATTGCCGAATTGGCAAACCGTACCCTCAACGATGTCTATTCCAACTACGGCACCACCTCGGCCAAGATTTACCTGCTCGATGGTGCCCCACAGGTACTGCCGCCATTTGGCAAGCGCCTGGGCCGCAAGGCTCAGCGCACCTTGGAAAAGGAAGGCGTACAGGTTCACCTGAACGCCATGGTGACCGATGTAACCGCGGACACCGTCACCTACAAGGACATGAAGACCGAGGAGGAAACCACCCTGACGGGTGCTACCAAGATCTGGTCCGCTGGTGTGGCCGCTTCCCCACTGGGCAAGATGGTTGCAGAGCAGGCTGGCGTCGAGGCCGACCGCGCAGGTCGCGTCTCCGTCAACGAGGACCTGACCGTGGGCGAGCACAACAACGTCTACATGGTCGGTGACATGATCTCCCTCAACCGCCTGCCGGGTCTGGCACAGGTTGCTATCCAGGGTGGCGCGCACGTCGCAAAGCTCATCCAGGCCAAGGTGGACGAGGAATCGACCGCAAATGAGAAAGAAGCCTTCGACTACTTTGACAAGGGCTCCATGGCCATCGTGAAGCGCTTCAACGCCGTCGTTAAGCTGGGCAAGACCGAGTTCGGTGGCTTTGCAGGCTGGGTTGCATGGCTCGGCCTGCACCTGACCTACGTCATTGGTCTGCGCAGCCGCTTGGCCGTGCTGGTTAACTGGGCAACCAATATCCTCTCCCGCGATCGCGGCAACCTTGAGATCACCACCCAGCAGCGCATCGCACGCAATATCATTAACAAGAACGAGAAGTAA
- a CDS encoding class I SAM-dependent methyltransferase, translating into MTFTRPEHLSSIDAESWPNVATVPAPRWPGMKARRAEAEFAKACDDAGLELDLEAEGGPDLKVGHDALFERIAASGWLGFAESYMAGEWTVTSSSQLVKVLGRLLGVGYLPKAKMLGAGKSEPGELPLELVRLYAGDGLSHVGGIFSSGVPTTIRETVESYSPKAGRKEPKSHFVDVTTLSEPTSVDRDDLGDAQRRAADWLLDVTRTGAGTHLLVYPAAGMQPAMRATKRRATVDVLTSDVDQMSHMREALVLEGADDSIHVERIPGVVPNPKQWHGHYDAIVTVEKVEQLSASERKEYIRAVDRFLTPNGRAGIQSIVATESMTEAGKASLQALRAYVWPGLDYPRTTEMHQLVDKNSNLRIVSETHVGTHYLESLRQQRSFFDGHLREAAAAGFDPVFRRLWTFQFALREALMTLGMIDSVQFGLAHRNRGGRR; encoded by the coding sequence ATGACTTTTACCCGCCCTGAGCATTTGAGCTCTATCGATGCAGAATCCTGGCCCAATGTGGCTACGGTTCCCGCACCTCGTTGGCCTGGAATGAAAGCCCGCCGGGCAGAGGCTGAGTTTGCCAAGGCCTGCGATGATGCCGGACTAGAACTAGACCTAGAAGCCGAAGGCGGACCAGATCTCAAGGTGGGGCATGATGCCTTGTTTGAGCGCATTGCCGCTAGCGGTTGGCTGGGATTTGCGGAAAGTTATATGGCAGGAGAGTGGACCGTTACTTCTTCCTCGCAGCTGGTAAAGGTCCTCGGCCGCCTATTGGGGGTGGGTTACCTCCCCAAGGCCAAGATGCTGGGTGCCGGTAAGTCGGAGCCAGGGGAGCTGCCACTGGAATTGGTTCGGCTCTATGCCGGCGATGGATTAAGCCATGTAGGGGGGATTTTTTCCAGTGGCGTACCGACCACCATTAGGGAAACGGTGGAAAGCTATAGCCCCAAGGCTGGCCGCAAGGAGCCGAAGAGCCACTTCGTCGATGTCACGACGCTGAGTGAGCCCACGAGTGTGGACAGGGATGATCTGGGAGATGCACAGCGCCGCGCGGCGGATTGGCTGCTTGACGTCACCCGTACTGGCGCCGGAACCCACCTGTTGGTGTACCCGGCTGCCGGAATGCAGCCAGCGATGCGGGCGACTAAGCGGCGCGCAACGGTGGACGTTTTGACCAGTGATGTGGACCAAATGAGCCACATGCGCGAGGCCCTCGTACTAGAGGGGGCAGACGATTCCATCCATGTCGAGCGCATTCCCGGCGTCGTCCCGAACCCCAAGCAGTGGCACGGGCACTATGACGCCATCGTCACCGTAGAAAAGGTAGAACAACTCAGCGCTAGCGAGCGCAAAGAGTATATCCGCGCAGTCGACCGGTTCTTAACGCCTAATGGGCGGGCAGGAATCCAGTCCATCGTGGCGACCGAGTCGATGACGGAGGCCGGTAAGGCCTCGCTTCAGGCCTTGCGAGCCTATGTGTGGCCGGGGTTGGACTATCCGCGCACCACGGAGATGCACCAGCTAGTGGATAAGAATTCTAACCTGCGCATCGTGTCCGAAACCCACGTGGGCACCCATTACTTGGAATCCCTGCGTCAGCAGCGATCCTTTTTTGACGGGCACCTGCGAGAAGCAGCGGCCGCTGGGTTCGACCCAGTCTTCCGTCGCTTATGGACCTTCCAATTTGCCCTCCGTGAGGCCCTTATGACGCTCGGGATGATTGACTCGGTGCAATTTGGGTTGGCTCACCGCAACCGCGGGGGCCGGCGTTAG
- a CDS encoding Dyp-type peroxidase: MTIQHVVDKPSRAALFLVLEIKDGGEQATRDMLTGFAGLFKSVNFRYNEGELYTVVGIGASMWPRLTSAPMPERLKEFEAIDAAHKAPATPGDILLHFRANTYDLCHEMARQVLDQLGDAARVIDETHGFKYLDQRDLLGFVDGTANPLAEEALDTVLLGDNADYPRGSYVTVQKYIHDLAKWNELSTEEQEKVIGRTKADDIELDDDTKPTNSHVALNDLEEDIYRENMVFGSFAAGEMGTYFIGYAKDPENVMERLRNMFIGKPEGNYDRILDFSTALTGTNFFVPSADLMKNFDELPPA; the protein is encoded by the coding sequence ATGACGATTCAGCACGTAGTAGATAAGCCTTCCCGCGCAGCTCTCTTCCTCGTCCTTGAAATCAAGGACGGTGGCGAGCAGGCCACTCGCGATATGCTCACGGGGTTTGCCGGACTGTTTAAGTCCGTTAACTTCCGCTACAACGAAGGCGAGCTTTATACCGTAGTCGGCATTGGTGCTTCCATGTGGCCGCGTTTGACCAGCGCGCCTATGCCGGAACGCCTGAAGGAATTTGAGGCAATCGATGCCGCGCATAAGGCCCCGGCCACGCCGGGCGATATTCTTCTCCACTTCCGTGCGAATACCTATGACCTGTGCCATGAGATGGCCCGCCAGGTACTGGATCAGCTGGGCGATGCCGCCAGGGTTATCGATGAGACCCACGGCTTTAAGTACTTGGACCAGCGCGATTTACTAGGCTTTGTGGATGGCACCGCCAATCCCCTCGCCGAAGAGGCCTTAGATACCGTGCTGCTTGGCGACAACGCCGACTACCCTCGTGGCTCCTACGTCACCGTCCAAAAATATATCCACGACCTGGCCAAGTGGAACGAGCTGAGCACCGAGGAGCAAGAAAAGGTCATCGGCCGCACCAAGGCCGACGATATCGAGTTGGATGACGATACCAAGCCCACTAACTCGCACGTCGCCCTCAATGACCTAGAGGAAGATATTTACCGTGAGAACATGGTCTTCGGCTCTTTCGCCGCGGGTGAGATGGGCACTTACTTCATCGGCTATGCCAAGGACCCCGAAAACGTCATGGAACGCCTGCGCAATATGTTCATTGGCAAGCCGGAGGGAAACTACGACCGTATCTTGGACTTCTCCACCGCGCTTACTGGCACCAACTTCTTTGTGCCCAGTGCGGATCTGATGAAGAACTTCGACGAGCTGCCGCCGGCCTAA
- a CDS encoding YceI family protein: MKKLFYNRKLVITIFVVLIVLLTAVAIGPMVYSLLKGAGVKTEPVSADGAKAASTELDGTWEVAKGRANNHTSVGFTFNEVLPAEKTTTSGSTTEVTGQADISDSTLKTAAVTVDMDELTTDKKVRDQNMKSKLFETQLFPEASFELTKPASLADVPDDGTIGTVKLTGDLTIKDETHEISQDFDVLRDGDQIVIGGTVPVDRLDYGVETPEMLAAKVEEKGEVNLRISFEKN; this comes from the coding sequence ATGAAAAAGCTTTTTTATAACCGCAAGCTCGTCATCACCATCTTTGTGGTGCTGATTGTGTTGCTCACCGCCGTGGCCATTGGCCCGATGGTGTATTCGCTCCTCAAGGGCGCCGGAGTAAAGACCGAACCAGTTTCCGCCGACGGCGCAAAGGCCGCATCAACGGAGCTCGATGGCACCTGGGAGGTAGCCAAGGGACGCGCCAATAACCATACCTCGGTTGGTTTTACCTTTAATGAGGTTCTACCTGCGGAAAAGACCACCACATCGGGTTCAACCACGGAGGTCACCGGCCAGGCGGATATTTCTGATTCCACCCTGAAAACCGCCGCGGTCACTGTTGATATGGACGAGCTGACCACGGACAAGAAGGTCCGCGATCAGAACATGAAGTCCAAGCTCTTTGAGACCCAGCTTTTCCCAGAGGCATCCTTTGAGCTGACTAAGCCTGCTTCGCTTGCCGACGTCCCGGATGACGGCACCATTGGCACAGTCAAGCTCACCGGAGATCTGACTATCAAGGATGAAACGCACGAGATTTCCCAAGACTTCGACGTTCTTCGCGATGGCGATCAGATCGTCATCGGCGGCACCGTGCCAGTTGATCGCCTTGATTATGGCGTGGAGACCCCGGAGATGCTCGCCGCGAAAGTCGAGGAAAAGGGCGAGGTAAATCTCCGCATTTCCTTTGAGAAAAACTAG
- a CDS encoding RNA polymerase-binding protein RbpA, translated as MADRVLRGSRMGAVSYETDRDHDLAPRQMVKYRTEDGEIYEVPFADDAEIPEEWMCKNGKLGHLVEGEGVESKPAKPPRTHWDMLRERRSIEELDELLEERINHLRSRRRSAARLLKEQQEQQQNNS; from the coding sequence ATGGCAGATCGCGTACTCCGTGGCAGCCGTATGGGCGCAGTCAGCTACGAAACCGACCGCGACCACGACCTCGCACCGCGCCAGATGGTGAAGTACCGCACCGAAGACGGCGAGATTTATGAGGTGCCTTTCGCGGATGATGCTGAAATCCCTGAAGAATGGATGTGCAAGAACGGCAAGCTGGGCCACCTAGTAGAAGGTGAAGGCGTTGAGTCTAAGCCCGCTAAGCCACCACGCACCCACTGGGATATGCTGCGTGAGCGCCGCTCCATCGAGGAGCTCGATGAGCTGCTTGAAGAGCGCATTAACCACCTGCGCTCCCGCCGCCGTTCCGCAGCTCGCCTCTTGAAGGAACAGCAGGAGCAGCAGCAAAATAACTCTTAA
- a CDS encoding polyprenol monophosphomannose synthase, producing MSTLESSTLVIIPTYNEIENLPLITGRVREAVPEVHILIVDDNSPDGTGDKADEFAAQDDHIHVLHREGKGGLLGAYIAGFEWGLERDYQVLCEMDADGSHAPEQLHLLLEEVDKGADLVIGSRYIPGGETVNWPASREYLSRLGNIYISVALGAGLSDMTAGYRAFRRELLESIDFDELSKAGYIFQVDLAFRAVKAGFDVREVPITFTEREYGESKLDGSFVKDSLLEVTKWGVAHRAEQLQDFGGAVSKLVNREVKDGSIHDLGVQARKGAGWVSDFASEIGHLAKHQIAQLKK from the coding sequence GTGAGCACGCTTGAATCCTCGACCTTGGTCATCATCCCGACCTATAACGAGATCGAAAATCTTCCTCTCATTACTGGACGCGTCCGTGAGGCCGTCCCAGAGGTCCATATCCTCATCGTGGACGATAACTCTCCCGATGGAACTGGTGACAAGGCCGATGAGTTCGCAGCACAGGATGACCACATCCACGTTCTTCACCGCGAGGGCAAGGGCGGTCTGCTAGGCGCTTATATCGCCGGCTTTGAGTGGGGATTGGAGCGCGACTACCAGGTGCTGTGTGAGATGGATGCAGACGGCTCCCATGCGCCGGAACAGCTTCACCTGTTGTTGGAAGAGGTGGACAAGGGCGCGGACCTAGTTATCGGCTCCCGCTACATTCCGGGTGGCGAGACCGTCAACTGGCCGGCTTCTCGTGAGTACCTCTCCCGCTTGGGCAATATTTACATCTCCGTAGCGCTGGGCGCTGGGCTGTCCGATATGACCGCCGGCTACCGTGCGTTCCGCCGCGAGCTGCTCGAGTCCATCGACTTTGATGAGCTGTCCAAGGCCGGCTACATCTTCCAGGTCGATTTGGCCTTCCGTGCTGTCAAGGCTGGCTTTGACGTTCGCGAAGTTCCCATTACCTTCACCGAGCGCGAATATGGCGAGTCCAAGCTGGATGGTTCCTTCGTGAAGGATTCTTTGCTCGAGGTCACCAAGTGGGGCGTTGCTCATCGCGCTGAGCAGCTGCAGGACTTTGGCGGCGCGGTGTCCAAGTTGGTCAACCGTGAAGTCAAGGACGGCTCCATTCATGACCTAGGCGTTCAGGCCCGTAAGGGCGCCGGCTGGGTTTCTGACTTCGCCAGCGAGATTGGCCATCTGGCAAAGCACCAGATTGCGCAGCTGAAGAAGTAG
- the lnt gene encoding apolipoprotein N-acyltransferase — protein MLTLARLVVAGLSGLLTYAAIEPRGWWWAAVVGVGLLYASLLPWGTRHVSARAGALLAVTHSLVLYLLTLPWIGELVGSGPYIALAVWLSVYAIVLGLGGAAVARWKYGFIAFPFFYLAVEVLRSSVPFGGFSWVKLAWGQIDGPLANLAPWGGTSLITAATVLCGCGLAALLIQRGWKAKSAAFLAAILPLASATVAGLGINRDDSTVGEAKVAAIQGNVPRMGLDFAGQRQAVLNNHVAETKKLAARDKDIDLVIWPENSSDINPFRDGKAASAISGAVDAIDAPVLVGTATRDEVGARNTMQVFAPGHTVGDHHYKKYLQPFGETMPMRDFFAKFSDYVNLAGDFKPGDGPGVVSMAGVPVGVATCYEVSFDNAFRESVKNGAQLLTTPTNNATFGYSDMTYQQLAMSRLRAMETDRAVVVAATSGVSAIVHPDGHVSQSTEIFTPDALVEQLPLRSGETFSVRFGSPLQWLMVIIGTVCALVALRTNRLRRTPRRSGTDTYVGA, from the coding sequence ATGCTGACTCTTGCCCGGCTCGTTGTGGCGGGCCTTTCTGGTCTGCTCACGTATGCCGCCATAGAGCCCCGTGGTTGGTGGTGGGCTGCCGTTGTGGGCGTGGGCTTGCTGTACGCGAGTTTGCTGCCGTGGGGAACTAGGCACGTTTCCGCCCGTGCGGGCGCGCTTCTTGCAGTAACACATTCGCTCGTGCTGTATCTGCTGACGCTGCCATGGATCGGCGAATTGGTGGGCAGCGGGCCGTACATCGCTTTGGCCGTATGGCTTTCGGTATATGCCATTGTGCTGGGCCTTGGCGGCGCAGCAGTAGCGCGGTGGAAATACGGTTTTATTGCCTTCCCGTTCTTCTACCTCGCAGTGGAGGTGCTGCGTTCTTCGGTACCTTTCGGCGGTTTTTCTTGGGTGAAATTGGCTTGGGGACAAATCGACGGACCGCTAGCCAACCTGGCTCCGTGGGGTGGAACCTCGCTCATTACCGCAGCCACGGTTCTGTGCGGTTGCGGTCTCGCTGCACTGCTGATTCAACGCGGATGGAAAGCCAAAAGCGCCGCATTCTTAGCAGCTATCCTTCCCCTTGCAAGCGCAACGGTGGCAGGTCTGGGAATCAACCGAGACGATTCCACTGTCGGGGAAGCAAAGGTTGCCGCTATCCAAGGAAACGTACCACGCATGGGCCTAGACTTTGCCGGGCAACGCCAAGCGGTCCTTAACAACCACGTGGCTGAGACAAAGAAGCTGGCCGCACGCGACAAGGACATTGACCTAGTCATCTGGCCCGAAAACTCCTCTGATATCAACCCATTCCGTGACGGCAAGGCAGCCTCGGCGATCAGTGGCGCCGTCGATGCGATAGACGCACCTGTTTTGGTTGGCACCGCTACGCGGGATGAGGTGGGAGCCCGCAACACAATGCAGGTCTTTGCTCCCGGGCATACGGTAGGAGACCACCACTATAAGAAGTACCTGCAGCCCTTCGGTGAAACCATGCCCATGCGGGACTTCTTTGCCAAATTTTCTGACTATGTGAATCTAGCCGGTGACTTCAAACCCGGCGACGGCCCAGGCGTTGTCTCCATGGCGGGAGTGCCGGTAGGCGTGGCAACGTGCTACGAGGTCTCCTTCGATAACGCCTTTAGGGAGTCGGTGAAAAATGGTGCACAACTACTGACTACTCCCACCAATAACGCCACCTTTGGCTATTCCGATATGACCTACCAACAATTGGCCATGAGCCGATTGCGCGCCATGGAGACGGACCGAGCCGTGGTGGTGGCGGCGACCTCTGGAGTATCCGCCATTGTTCACCCAGATGGCCACGTTAGCCAGTCCACGGAGATTTTCACGCCGGACGCGTTAGTAGAGCAGTTGCCCTTGCGTAGCGGAGAGACCTTTTCCGTGAGGTTTGGTTCGCCCCTGCAATGGCTCATGGTTATTATTGGAACAGTCTGCGCACTGGTAGCTTTGCGCACAAACCGCCTGCGACGCACCCCGCGCCGCTCCGGCACAGATACATACGTAGGAGCATAA
- a CDS encoding FxsA family protein, protein MPFMYFALYMVAETLTFWAVSQWIGVGWALIALFVTMFFGMSIAGIEVRRLMGKQVERTGDGTYVVRGRNVGKTASNVGLTLVGGMLLSLPGFLTTILGALFIFSPTRAVFRTVMAASLYRKIEKMGVKIYEASPMAQQHDSYGDFGSFGRGQATQSGHPSTQDAGPHEVLDEEEIRRWSENLDPDDFGPSGGESKGGKS, encoded by the coding sequence ATGCCGTTTATGTATTTTGCTCTCTACATGGTCGCAGAGACCCTGACCTTCTGGGCCGTTTCTCAGTGGATCGGTGTTGGCTGGGCGCTTATCGCCCTCTTTGTCACCATGTTCTTCGGAATGTCCATCGCTGGCATTGAAGTGCGCCGCTTGATGGGAAAGCAGGTCGAACGCACAGGGGACGGTACATACGTCGTTCGCGGCCGCAATGTGGGCAAGACCGCCAGCAATGTGGGCCTTACCTTGGTAGGCGGCATGTTGCTTTCTTTGCCGGGCTTCTTGACGACGATCCTCGGAGCCCTCTTTATTTTCTCGCCAACCCGCGCCGTCTTCCGCACGGTGATGGCAGCCTCCTTGTACCGCAAGATCGAAAAAATGGGCGTTAAGATCTACGAGGCCTCCCCAATGGCGCAGCAGCACGACTCTTATGGCGACTTTGGCTCCTTTGGTCGTGGCCAAGCAACACAAAGTGGGCACCCCAGCACGCAGGATGCTGGCCCGCATGAGGTGTTGGATGAGGAAGAGATCCGCCGCTGGAGCGAGAACCTGGATCCAGATGACTTTGGACCCTCCGGTGGCGAGTCCAAGGGCGGAAAAAGCTAG
- a CDS encoding precorrin-3B synthase, with product MFTPALFEDPQYGTCIRIHVAGGSTYAQDWVTLAQCASAVADGYVYIDRFSAIELRGIKDAEALNQQLQELQLCATAMPVLASPLSAAAKQTAQDIAAELGAAEGGPGLAVIAHDDVPTGAAAVSLSIDGEGALRLERSPLGDAPSAPLTPRAAAHHYEEALKSAESLEHDASALVEPGPIGWLDDHLPAGVVDLGAGVHRGAIPAEFAQLIGQLEVDITVTPWGGLVFHNIAEGDAEVVLRVLAPRGFIFDINSPLLRAE from the coding sequence ATGTTTACTCCTGCGCTTTTTGAAGACCCCCAATACGGCACGTGCATCCGCATCCACGTTGCCGGCGGCAGCACCTACGCCCAGGACTGGGTCACTTTGGCGCAGTGCGCCAGTGCTGTTGCGGATGGGTATGTCTACATCGACCGGTTCTCCGCAATCGAGCTGCGCGGCATTAAGGATGCGGAGGCACTCAATCAGCAGCTCCAGGAGTTGCAATTGTGCGCCACGGCGATGCCGGTGCTGGCTTCACCTTTGTCGGCGGCGGCCAAGCAAACGGCCCAGGACATCGCGGCTGAGCTGGGCGCGGCGGAAGGCGGTCCCGGATTGGCAGTTATCGCCCACGACGACGTACCAACCGGCGCGGCCGCAGTCAGCCTTAGCATCGACGGAGAGGGAGCCCTGCGCCTTGAGCGTTCCCCGCTTGGCGACGCCCCCTCGGCCCCACTGACTCCACGCGCTGCCGCCCACCACTATGAGGAGGCGCTCAAAAGCGCCGAGTCCCTAGAGCATGATGCCTCGGCCCTGGTTGAACCAGGCCCTATTGGCTGGCTGGATGATCATTTGCCTGCGGGCGTAGTTGACCTTGGCGCGGGCGTGCACCGCGGCGCCATCCCTGCCGAGTTTGCGCAACTTATCGGCCAGTTAGAGGTAGACATCACCGTCACCCCGTGGGGCGGATTAGTCTTTCACAATATTGCCGAGGGTGACGCCGAAGTGGTACTGCGCGTACTCGCCCCACGCGGTTTTATCTTCGACATCAACTCTCCCCTACTACGCGCAGAGTGA
- a CDS encoding SDR family oxidoreductase has translation MAGVLILGGRSDIGGEIASRVAPGQDIVLAARGTHGMEGVVDRLREAGARSVHLLDFDATDFPSHAGVVDRAIELVGPLELAVVAFGILGDQQRAERDASHAVDIATIDYAAQISLLTLVSQRMHRGHIVAFSSIAGWRARRANYVYGSTKAGLDAFCQGLADKLHGSQVGLITARPGFVIGSMTEGMKPAPLSVRPSDVAEAVVGCIARDARRGKPRSRTMWIPRSLQGLAWVMRLVPRPLWRHMPR, from the coding sequence ATGGCTGGCGTACTGATTCTAGGCGGCCGTAGCGATATCGGCGGAGAAATCGCTAGTAGGGTAGCCCCTGGCCAAGATATTGTGCTCGCCGCTCGTGGCACCCACGGTATGGAAGGCGTGGTAGATCGGCTCCGGGAGGCGGGTGCGCGCAGCGTGCATCTGCTTGATTTCGACGCCACGGATTTTCCGTCCCATGCCGGTGTGGTTGATCGCGCCATAGAGCTCGTAGGCCCCCTTGAGCTAGCTGTCGTCGCCTTTGGCATCTTGGGTGATCAGCAGCGGGCAGAACGCGATGCTTCCCACGCGGTCGACATCGCCACAATCGATTATGCCGCGCAGATTTCACTGCTTACACTCGTTTCCCAGCGTATGCACCGCGGCCATATCGTCGCCTTTTCCTCGATAGCAGGCTGGAGGGCCCGCCGGGCAAACTACGTGTACGGATCTACCAAGGCCGGTCTTGATGCCTTTTGTCAGGGGCTGGCGGACAAGCTGCACGGCAGCCAGGTAGGCCTTATTACCGCGCGCCCTGGCTTTGTCATCGGCAGCATGACCGAAGGAATGAAGCCGGCACCACTTTCCGTGCGTCCGTCAGACGTGGCTGAGGCAGTTGTTGGTTGCATTGCCCGAGATGCACGGCGTGGAAAACCGCGTTCGCGCACCATGTGGATTCCTCGGTCTCTGCAGGGCCTAGCGTGGGTCATGCGGCTTGTACCGCGCCCACTCTGGCGGCACATGCCGCGCTAA